The region CCACGGTTCCCTTTCCCCATCGCCCGGTTCCACCCCGGCCTCGCGAGCGCCGGAAGGGATTCCGAGTATATCCGGGAAATCGGCGATGATCTTCCTCAGGACGGAGGGCGTGACCCCGAGATCGTCGCAGACCTTCGAAAGCGGTATGGCGCAGTCTGTTTCCATTGGCGCCTCCTTGGCAGTTGTGGAATAGATTCCCGCAAGATTCTACGCGTCCGGTTGCGTTTCCTTTCCGGCGCGAGCGCCGCAGGCCGTATACGCTTGATCGGCCCTTGGGATCATATTGATTATGGGCCGTTCTGACACCAGACCCAGACATCCCACACCGCGCTGGGCGCCCGCGCTGCTCCTCGCGATCGCAGTGACCGGCGCCGCGATCACTGTATTCCGCGACGGCCTGACCGGCCACGCGCGGGAACTCCGCGGCGCCTGCAGGGTCATCAGCGGACCCGGCGGCGAGGTCCTGCTCCACACCTCACTCCCGGTGTTCACTGGGGACGGGTTCGTGGCATCATCCAACCGGTCGTACAGGGTAGTGGAGGTAGGCGGCGACTACGCAAGGGCGGAACCAGTCACCGAGGGGGAACAGCCGGTCGTGACCGAACCGTGCTACGCCCACGGCGCGGCGGCGAACGGTGGCCCCGGGGGATTGTCGGCGATGCCCCTCGGGCTGACCACGCGCGTCATAGTGATTTATCACACCCATACGGACGAGTCATACGTGCCAGGCGATGGTTCGGCGTCCACCCCCGGACGGGGCGGAATCGTCGCTGTGGGCGGATCCCTGCGGCAGGCGCTCGAATCGGTCGGATACGCCGTCATCCACGACCAGACGGTACACGCGCCCCACGATGCGATGGC is a window of Bacillota bacterium DNA encoding:
- a CDS encoding stage II sporulation protein P, which translates into the protein MGRSDTRPRHPTPRWAPALLLAIAVTGAAITVFRDGLTGHARELRGACRVISGPGGEVLLHTSLPVFTGDGFVASSNRSYRVVEVGGDYARAEPVTEGEQPVVTEPCYAHGAAANGGPGGLSAMPLGLTTRVIVIYHTHTDESYVPGDGSASTPGRGGIVAVGGSLRQALESVGYAVIHDQTVHAPHDAMAYVRSRRTAYSNLKYQPYLTFDIHRDGGPASGYLTDVGGQTTCQILLVVGRQNPLMAANLSVARRIKAAADASYPGLIKGIFLARGHYNQDLDPGALLIEVGSEHVPRALAVRSMGLFAEVLARTFGAPGI